A window from Actinomycetospora corticicola encodes these proteins:
- a CDS encoding PhoH family protein, with amino-acid sequence MLSPTSTDSSGESRIVVPESALLTLLGKRDENLREAEDLLDADVHVRGNELTLTGTHADVAFAERVFAELVILASRGQQIDPDGVRRTVRMLGDDAAESASPAEVLSLDILSRRGRTIRPKTLNQKRYVDAIDVNTIVFGIGPAGTGKTYLAMAKAVQALQAKQVSRIILTRPAVEAGERLGFLPGTLSEKIDPYLRPLYDALNDMMDTEAVPKLIASGTIEIAPLAYMRGRSLNNAFIILDEAQNTTPEQMKMFLTRLGYDSKIVVTGDVTQVDLPGGQMSGLQVVRQILDGVEDVHFSELTSADVVRHRLVAEIIDAYGRWDARQNTGPQGVPPRNGPPQNRRERRNR; translated from the coding sequence ATCCTGAGTCCCACGTCCACCGACTCGTCCGGCGAGTCGCGCATCGTCGTCCCCGAGTCCGCGCTGCTCACGCTGTTGGGCAAGCGGGACGAGAACCTCCGAGAAGCCGAGGACCTGCTGGACGCCGACGTCCACGTCCGCGGCAACGAGCTGACCCTCACCGGGACCCACGCGGACGTGGCGTTCGCCGAGCGGGTGTTCGCCGAGCTGGTGATCCTCGCCAGCCGCGGCCAGCAGATCGATCCCGACGGCGTCCGCCGCACCGTCCGCATGCTCGGCGACGACGCCGCGGAGTCGGCGTCGCCCGCCGAGGTGCTGAGCCTGGACATCCTGTCCCGGCGCGGTCGCACCATCCGGCCCAAGACGCTGAACCAGAAGCGCTACGTCGACGCGATCGACGTCAACACGATCGTCTTCGGCATCGGCCCGGCCGGTACCGGCAAGACGTACCTCGCGATGGCGAAGGCCGTGCAGGCGCTCCAGGCCAAGCAGGTCAGCCGGATCATCCTCACCCGCCCGGCCGTCGAGGCGGGGGAGCGGCTCGGGTTCCTGCCCGGCACGCTCTCGGAGAAGATCGACCCGTACCTGCGCCCGCTGTACGACGCGCTGAACGACATGATGGACACCGAGGCGGTCCCGAAGCTGATCGCCTCGGGCACCATCGAGATCGCGCCGCTGGCCTACATGCGCGGCCGCTCGCTGAACAACGCGTTCATCATCCTCGACGAGGCCCAGAACACCACGCCGGAACAGATGAAGATGTTCCTCACGCGGCTGGGTTACGACTCGAAGATCGTGGTCACCGGTGACGTGACGCAGGTCGACCTGCCCGGTGGGCAGATGTCCGGCCTGCAGGTCGTCCGGCAGATCCTCGACGGCGTCGAGGACGTCCACTTCAGCGAGCTCACCAGCGCCGACGTCGTCCGGCACCGGCTCGTCGCCGAGATCATCGATGCGTACGGCCGCTGGGACGCACGCCAAAACACCGGTCCGCAGGGCGTGCCCCCGCGGAACGGGCCGCCGCAGAATCGTCGCGAACGGCGGAACCGGTAG
- a CDS encoding DUF4190 domain-containing protein, translating into MTTPQQQPFAPGPVGAGQPPVQPVGYGPPARRMNVLSIVALVAAFFVPLAAVICGWVSLRQIARTDENGRPLAITALVLGGIGCAFWILFWVLIIANGGSFSYSYSI; encoded by the coding sequence ATGACCACTCCGCAGCAGCAGCCGTTCGCCCCCGGCCCCGTCGGCGCCGGCCAACCCCCCGTCCAGCCCGTGGGGTACGGCCCGCCCGCACGCCGCATGAACGTGCTGTCGATCGTCGCGCTCGTCGCGGCGTTCTTCGTCCCGCTCGCCGCCGTGATCTGCGGCTGGGTGTCGCTGCGCCAGATCGCCCGGACCGACGAGAACGGCCGGCCCCTCGCGATCACCGCGCTCGTGCTGGGCGGGATCGGCTGCGCGTTCTGGATCCTGTTCTGGGTGCTGATCATCGCGAACGGCGGCAGCTTCTCGTACTCGTACTCGATCTGA
- the recO gene encoding DNA repair protein RecO, whose protein sequence is MVGVGLYRDTGVVLRCQKLGEADRIVTLLTQRHGKVRATAKGVRRTTSKFGARLEPFGHVDLQLHTGRSLDIVTQVQTIDAFGGDLVADYPRYTAGCALLETADRLTPEEGEPARELFLLLVGALRGLALGQRDPHLVLDAYLLRAMVIAGYAPAVTECARCGVEPETPLDAPDGTHGFHRRFAVAAGGAVCDDCRPGGAVVPSWWTWRLLEALRDGDWTAAEQSPPDARRDAAGLVAAHLQWHLERQLRSLPLVDRRGAVPRVDLEDGVPTTGAEGTRRPESEGVV, encoded by the coding sequence ATGGTCGGCGTGGGCCTCTACCGCGACACCGGCGTGGTGCTGCGGTGTCAGAAGCTCGGTGAGGCCGACCGGATCGTCACCCTGCTGACCCAGCGCCACGGCAAGGTCCGGGCCACCGCGAAGGGCGTCCGGCGGACCACCTCGAAGTTCGGGGCGCGCCTCGAACCGTTCGGCCACGTGGACCTGCAGCTGCACACCGGGCGCAGCCTCGACATCGTCACCCAGGTGCAGACGATCGACGCGTTCGGCGGTGACCTCGTCGCCGACTACCCGCGCTACACCGCCGGCTGCGCGCTGCTCGAGACGGCCGACCGCCTCACCCCGGAGGAGGGCGAGCCCGCGCGCGAGCTGTTCCTGCTCCTCGTCGGCGCCCTGCGCGGCCTGGCGCTCGGGCAGCGGGACCCGCACCTGGTCCTCGACGCGTACCTGCTGCGCGCCATGGTCATCGCAGGCTACGCGCCGGCCGTCACCGAGTGCGCGCGCTGCGGCGTGGAGCCGGAGACGCCCCTCGACGCCCCCGACGGGACGCACGGGTTCCACCGCCGCTTCGCGGTCGCGGCCGGGGGAGCGGTGTGCGACGACTGCCGGCCCGGCGGCGCGGTCGTGCCCTCGTGGTGGACCTGGCGCCTGCTCGAGGCCCTGCGCGACGGCGACTGGACCGCCGCCGAGCAGAGCCCGCCGGACGCGCGCCGCGACGCCGCGGGCCTGGTGGCCGCGCACCTGCAGTGGCACCTCGAGCGCCAGCTGCGCTCGCTCCCGCTGGTCGACCGCCGCGGTGCGGTCCCAC
- a CDS encoding CNNM domain-containing protein, which translates to MTAAQIGQLIAALVLVPLAGVFAAADSAITTMSPARVEAIVREGRAGAKSLAAVVADKPRHLNLLLLMRLTCEAVATVLGAYVALQLIGSEGWAVTIAALVVIVVSYVLIGVGPRTIGLQHPYGVGLAVAVPVRALARLLGPLSSLLILVGNAITPGRGFRDGPFSQEVELRELVDMAEARGLVDDDERSMIQSVFELDDTMVREVMVPRTEMVWIERDKSARQALALALRSGYSRIPVIGENVDDTVGVVYLKDLVRYTSARQNDPQHSPSDHHGAVGEIMRPAAFVPDSKQVDDLLREMQRTRNHMALVVDEYGGIAGLVTIEDILEEIVGEITDEYDTAEHRPVDRLEDGTLRVSARLPVEDLEEATGVEFEVEDVDTVGGLLAQRLGRVPLPGAEAEVGGLRLRAEGGEDDRGRMRIVSVLVWDPHPADGGDVSPDDGSAEDTLVAASGRRSGAELGRRAGEDQSG; encoded by the coding sequence GTGACCGCCGCCCAGATCGGGCAACTGATCGCCGCGCTCGTCCTGGTCCCGCTGGCCGGGGTGTTCGCGGCGGCCGACTCCGCCATCACCACGATGTCGCCGGCGCGCGTCGAGGCGATCGTGCGGGAGGGCCGCGCCGGGGCGAAGTCGCTCGCCGCCGTCGTCGCCGACAAGCCACGGCACCTCAACCTCCTGCTCCTCATGAGGTTGACGTGCGAGGCGGTGGCCACCGTGCTGGGCGCCTACGTCGCGCTGCAGCTCATCGGCTCGGAGGGCTGGGCGGTGACGATCGCGGCGCTCGTCGTGATCGTCGTGTCCTACGTGCTCATCGGCGTCGGGCCGCGCACGATCGGCCTGCAGCACCCCTACGGCGTCGGACTCGCGGTCGCCGTGCCGGTGCGCGCCCTCGCCCGGCTGCTGGGCCCGCTGTCGTCGCTGCTGATCCTCGTCGGCAACGCGATCACCCCCGGCCGCGGCTTCCGCGACGGCCCCTTCAGCCAGGAGGTGGAGCTGCGCGAGCTGGTCGACATGGCCGAGGCGCGCGGGCTCGTCGACGACGACGAGCGCTCCATGATCCAGTCGGTGTTCGAGCTCGACGACACGATGGTCCGCGAGGTGATGGTCCCCCGCACCGAGATGGTGTGGATCGAGCGGGACAAGTCGGCGCGCCAGGCCCTCGCGCTCGCCCTGCGCTCGGGCTACTCGCGCATCCCGGTGATCGGCGAGAACGTCGACGACACCGTCGGCGTCGTCTACCTCAAGGACCTCGTGCGCTACACCAGCGCGCGGCAGAACGACCCGCAGCACTCGCCGTCGGACCACCACGGCGCGGTCGGCGAGATCATGCGCCCGGCGGCATTCGTGCCCGACTCCAAGCAGGTGGACGACCTGCTCCGCGAGATGCAGCGCACCCGCAACCACATGGCGCTGGTCGTCGACGAGTACGGCGGGATCGCGGGGCTCGTGACGATCGAGGACATCCTCGAGGAGATCGTCGGCGAGATCACCGACGAGTACGACACCGCCGAGCACCGCCCGGTCGACCGGCTCGAGGACGGGACCCTGCGCGTCTCGGCCCGGCTGCCGGTGGAGGACCTCGAGGAGGCCACGGGCGTCGAGTTCGAGGTCGAGGACGTCGACACCGTCGGCGGTCTCCTCGCCCAGCGCCTCGGCCGGGTGCCGCTGCCGGGCGCGGAGGCCGAGGTCGGGGGGCTGCGCCTGCGGGCCGAGGGCGGCGAGGACGATCGGGGCCGCATGCGCATCGTGTCGGTGCTCGTGTGGGACCCACACCCCGCCGACGGCGGTGACGTCAGCCCCGACGACGGGTCGGCGGAGGACACGCTCGTGGCCGCGAGCGGTCGACGGAGCGGAGCGGAGCTCGGGCGACGAGCAGGAGAGGACCAGAGTGGTTGA
- the era gene encoding GTPase Era has protein sequence MTQPWPDDFRSGFACFVGRPNVGKSTLTNALVGHKVAITSSRPQTTRHAIRGIVHRADGQLVLVDTPGLHKPRTLLGERLNDVVRTTWAEVDVVGFCAPADQAVGPGDRFIISELRKVADRTPVVAVLTKTDLARPEVIAERLLELQQLADFAEIVPVSAVSGKQVDLLTDLLLAQMPPGPPLYPEGELSDEPETTMIAEFIREAALEGVRDELPHSLAVVVEEMVEGKTLKIRAEIFVERPSQKAIVIGRAGSRLKEVGTTSRRQIENMLGTQVHLDLFVKVAKDWQRDPRQLRKLGF, from the coding sequence GTGACCCAGCCCTGGCCGGACGACTTCCGCTCCGGGTTCGCCTGCTTCGTCGGACGCCCGAACGTCGGGAAGTCGACGCTGACGAACGCGCTCGTGGGCCACAAGGTCGCGATCACCTCGTCGCGCCCGCAGACCACCCGACACGCGATCCGCGGCATCGTCCACCGGGCCGACGGGCAGCTCGTGCTCGTCGACACCCCCGGCCTGCACAAGCCGCGCACCCTGCTGGGGGAGCGCCTCAACGACGTCGTGCGCACGACGTGGGCCGAGGTCGACGTCGTCGGGTTCTGCGCCCCGGCCGACCAGGCCGTGGGGCCGGGCGACCGGTTCATCATCTCCGAGCTGCGCAAGGTGGCCGACCGCACGCCCGTCGTCGCGGTCCTCACCAAGACCGACCTCGCGCGCCCCGAGGTGATCGCCGAACGGCTGCTGGAGCTGCAGCAGCTCGCCGACTTCGCCGAGATCGTGCCGGTGTCCGCCGTGTCGGGGAAGCAGGTCGACCTGCTCACCGACCTCCTGCTCGCCCAGATGCCGCCCGGCCCGCCGCTCTACCCCGAGGGCGAGCTGTCCGACGAGCCGGAGACGACGATGATCGCGGAGTTCATCCGCGAGGCCGCCCTCGAGGGCGTGCGCGACGAGCTCCCACACTCGCTCGCCGTCGTGGTCGAGGAGATGGTGGAGGGGAAGACCCTCAAGATCCGTGCCGAGATCTTCGTCGAGCGGCCCTCGCAGAAGGCGATCGTCATCGGCCGGGCGGGCTCGCGGCTCAAGGAGGTCGGCACCACCTCTCGGCGCCAGATCGAGAACATGCTGGGCACCCAGGTGCACCTCGACCTGTTCGTCAAGGTGGCCAAGGACTGGCAGCGCGACCCCCGTCAGCTGCGCAAGCTGGGGTTCTGA
- the ybeY gene encoding rRNA maturation RNase YbeY: MSIEIANESGVDVDEAPIVDVARHALDRMGVSPLAELSILLVELEPMAELHERWLDLPGPTDVMSFPMDELDTAKRPDAPPSGPALLGDIVLCPAFARDQAVSAGHTLDDELHLLTVHGVLHLLGYDHAEPDEEAEMFGLQGELLAEWRAEVAERARAERDRLTRERQRAADAKLLGTVGLDESST, translated from the coding sequence ATGAGCATCGAGATCGCGAACGAGTCCGGGGTCGACGTCGACGAGGCACCGATCGTCGACGTCGCCCGCCACGCGCTCGACCGGATGGGCGTGAGCCCGCTCGCCGAGCTGTCGATCCTGCTCGTGGAGCTCGAGCCGATGGCCGAGCTGCACGAGCGGTGGCTCGACCTGCCGGGCCCCACGGACGTCATGAGCTTCCCGATGGACGAGCTGGACACGGCCAAGCGGCCGGACGCCCCGCCGTCGGGCCCGGCCCTGCTCGGCGACATCGTGCTCTGCCCCGCCTTCGCGCGGGACCAGGCGGTGTCGGCCGGGCACACGCTCGACGACGAGCTCCACCTGCTCACCGTGCACGGCGTGCTGCACCTGCTGGGCTACGACCACGCGGAGCCCGACGAGGAGGCCGAGATGTTCGGCCTGCAGGGCGAGCTGCTCGCGGAGTGGCGCGCCGAGGTGGCCGAGCGGGCCCGGGCGGAGCGCGACCGGCTGACCCGGGAACGACAGCGGGCGGCCGACGCGAAGCTCCTCGGCACGGTCGGTCTGGACGAGAGTTCGACGTGA
- a CDS encoding nuclear transport factor 2 family protein: MEIAGRVLDALASTTADGPPPDLFAPGAVTWHSFDEVEAPTVPATFDSLRAIRAVVPDFTMVDVRAFGGEPGLAQYVVTGTLPDGSRLHAPAALVVHTENGLVTRIEEYVDSGQLAPLFAALG, translated from the coding sequence ATGGAGATCGCCGGACGGGTCCTCGACGCGCTCGCCTCCACCACCGCCGACGGGCCACCGCCCGACCTCTTCGCCCCGGGCGCCGTCACCTGGCACTCGTTCGACGAGGTCGAGGCCCCGACGGTGCCCGCGACCTTCGACTCGCTGCGGGCCATCCGGGCGGTGGTCCCCGACTTCACGATGGTGGACGTCCGCGCGTTCGGCGGGGAGCCGGGGCTCGCGCAGTACGTCGTCACGGGCACGCTGCCCGACGGGTCGCGCCTGCACGCGCCGGCCGCCCTCGTCGTGCACACCGAGAACGGACTCGTCACCCGCATCGAGGAGTACGTCGACTCCGGCCAGCTCGCGCCGCTGTTCGCCGCGCTCGGCTGA
- a CDS encoding ATP-binding cassette domain-containing protein has translation MSSSLVTTLEAVVTHGLVRAFGARPVLDGIDLTVAPGTRLGLIGENGTGKSTLLRLLAGVDRPDAGSVRVPADLVYLPQEPAADATSVGRMLDDALRPLHDAVGRLEELAARMAAGSDVGAEYDAVLAWAVAHDAWDADRRAEVTAATLGVADLDRSRPVGTLSGGQRTRLALAAALVRRPAALLLDEPTNHLDDQALDLLERSLVDLPGVVVAASHDRTFLDRVATELYDLDAGVLGTDGRGGRRFGGSFGEYLAAQADSRRRWEETFAAQQEEIAALRDRTRVDLRSVAAGRGPTDNDKFITKFKGAGVERARARRVHDAERRLEVAEREALPKPPAPLRFEAPPTDAGATVSVRGLRVPGRLRLERLDVGTGEKLLVTGPNGAGKSTLLDVLAGELRDGVEGSVQVRARRVALVRQDPTFARPDLSARETFAAAVGAEVAGAVPLGSLGLLHPRDHGTAVGALSVGQRRRLSLAVAVAVRPDLLLLDEPTNHLSLRLGGEIEAAVAAAAATVVVTSHDRWLRSRWSGPTLDLTVRGSV, from the coding sequence GTGTCATCCTCCCTCGTCACCACCCTCGAAGCCGTCGTCACGCACGGCCTCGTCCGCGCCTTCGGCGCCCGCCCCGTCCTCGACGGGATCGACCTCACGGTCGCCCCGGGCACCCGTCTGGGGCTGATCGGGGAGAACGGCACGGGGAAGTCGACGCTGCTGCGCCTCCTCGCGGGCGTCGACCGTCCCGACGCCGGATCGGTGCGGGTCCCGGCCGACCTCGTGTACCTGCCCCAGGAGCCCGCGGCCGACGCGACCTCGGTGGGCCGGATGCTCGACGACGCGCTGCGTCCGCTGCACGACGCGGTCGGCCGGCTGGAGGAGCTCGCGGCGCGCATGGCCGCCGGGTCCGACGTCGGCGCGGAGTACGACGCCGTCCTCGCCTGGGCCGTCGCCCACGACGCGTGGGACGCCGACCGCCGCGCCGAGGTCACCGCGGCCACCCTCGGGGTCGCCGACCTCGACCGGTCCCGCCCGGTGGGCACCCTGTCCGGCGGTCAGCGCACCCGCCTCGCCCTCGCGGCGGCCCTCGTGCGCCGTCCGGCGGCGCTGCTGCTCGACGAGCCGACCAACCACCTCGACGACCAGGCCCTCGACCTGCTCGAACGCAGCCTCGTCGACCTGCCCGGCGTCGTCGTCGCGGCCAGCCACGACCGGACGTTCCTCGACCGGGTCGCCACCGAGCTTTACGACCTCGACGCCGGGGTCCTCGGCACGGACGGCCGGGGCGGCCGCCGGTTCGGCGGGTCGTTCGGTGAGTACCTGGCCGCGCAGGCCGACTCGCGGCGCCGCTGGGAGGAGACCTTCGCCGCCCAGCAGGAGGAGATCGCGGCGCTGCGGGACCGGACCCGGGTCGACCTGCGCTCGGTCGCCGCCGGGCGTGGGCCGACCGACAACGACAAGTTCATCACGAAGTTCAAGGGCGCCGGGGTCGAGCGGGCCCGCGCCCGCCGGGTCCACGACGCCGAGCGCCGGCTCGAGGTCGCCGAGCGCGAGGCCCTGCCGAAGCCCCCGGCGCCGCTGCGGTTCGAGGCGCCGCCCACCGACGCGGGGGCGACCGTGTCGGTCCGCGGGCTCCGGGTCCCCGGGCGGCTCCGGCTGGAGCGGCTCGACGTCGGGACGGGGGAGAAGCTGCTGGTCACGGGGCCGAACGGCGCCGGGAAGTCGACGCTGCTCGACGTCCTCGCCGGGGAGCTCCGGGACGGGGTGGAAGGCTCGGTGCAGGTGAGGGCGCGCCGGGTCGCGCTCGTCCGCCAGGACCCGACGTTCGCCCGGCCGGACCTGTCCGCGCGGGAGACGTTCGCGGCGGCCGTGGGGGCGGAGGTGGCCGGGGCGGTCCCGCTGGGGTCGTTGGGGCTGCTGCACCCGCGGGACCACGGGACGGCGGTCGGGGCACTGAGCGTCGGCCAGCGCCGCCGCCTGTCGCTCGCGGTCGCCGTGGCCGTCCGGCCCGACCTGCTCCTGCTCGACGAGCCGACCAACCACCTGTCGCTGCGCCTGGGGGGCGAGATCGAGGCCGCGGTGGCCGCGGCGGCCGCCACCGTCGTCGTGACCTCGCACGACCGCTGGTTGCGGTCGCGCTGGTCGGGCCCGACGCTGGATTTGACTGTCAGAGGTTCGGTCTAG
- the lhgO gene encoding L-2-hydroxyglutarate oxidase, with product MAGIPGPSPRHDVVVVGGGIVGLAVLTALLDAGHTSVALVERESSLAGHQTGRNSNVIHSGLYYAPGSLKARLAVAGCAETKAFCAEHDLPYLECGKVVAATSEDELPRMAELVRRGRANGVEVHELDAAGVRDREPAVSAVAGLWVPSTGICDYEAITVKLAELAVARGAVIHTGRAVRSTVRRRSDVVVHTDGGDLLAGQVVVCAGLRSDEIARASGFDPGVRIVPFRGEYSDLRGPKADAIRGLVYPVPDPAFPFLGVHATRGVDGSVHVGPNAVLALAREGYDWRTLKVRELAGTLTDPGFLSLAGKQWRYGLGEMHRSLSKAAMAKAVAKMLPGVTADDLEPPHDVMRRAGVRAQAVRPDGALVDDFLFREDTADRGDIRVLHVLNAPSPAATAALPIGREIVARLEGKDAA from the coding sequence GTGGCAGGAATCCCGGGGCCCAGCCCGCGGCACGACGTCGTCGTGGTCGGCGGGGGCATCGTCGGTCTGGCCGTGCTCACGGCCCTGCTCGACGCCGGGCACACGTCGGTCGCGCTGGTCGAGCGGGAGTCCTCGCTGGCCGGGCACCAGACCGGACGGAACTCCAACGTCATCCACTCCGGGCTGTACTACGCGCCGGGGTCGCTGAAGGCCCGCCTCGCCGTCGCCGGCTGCGCGGAGACCAAGGCGTTCTGCGCGGAGCACGACCTGCCCTACCTCGAGTGCGGCAAGGTCGTCGCGGCGACGAGCGAGGACGAGCTGCCGCGGATGGCGGAGCTCGTGCGCCGCGGACGGGCCAACGGCGTCGAGGTGCACGAGCTGGACGCCGCCGGCGTGCGGGACCGCGAGCCCGCCGTCAGCGCGGTCGCCGGGCTGTGGGTCCCGTCCACCGGCATCTGCGACTACGAGGCGATCACCGTCAAGCTCGCCGAGCTCGCCGTCGCGCGCGGTGCGGTGATCCACACCGGGCGCGCCGTGCGGTCGACCGTGCGCCGGCGGTCCGACGTCGTCGTCCACACCGACGGCGGCGACCTGCTCGCCGGCCAGGTCGTCGTGTGCGCCGGCCTGCGCTCGGACGAGATCGCGCGGGCCTCGGGCTTCGACCCCGGCGTGCGCATCGTGCCGTTCCGCGGCGAGTACTCCGACCTGCGCGGCCCGAAGGCGGACGCGATCCGCGGGCTGGTCTACCCGGTGCCCGACCCGGCGTTCCCGTTCCTCGGCGTGCACGCCACGCGAGGTGTCGACGGCTCGGTGCACGTCGGGCCGAACGCCGTCCTCGCGCTGGCCCGCGAGGGGTACGACTGGCGGACGCTGAAGGTCCGCGAGCTCGCCGGCACCCTCACCGACCCGGGCTTCCTGTCGCTGGCCGGCAAGCAGTGGCGCTACGGGCTCGGCGAGATGCACCGGTCGCTGTCGAAGGCGGCCATGGCGAAGGCGGTCGCGAAGATGCTGCCGGGCGTCACGGCCGACGACCTCGAGCCCCCGCACGACGTGATGCGCCGCGCCGGCGTGCGCGCCCAGGCGGTTCGGCCGGACGGGGCGCTCGTCGACGACTTCCTGTTCAGGGAGGACACCGCGGACCGGGGCGACATTCGAGTGCTGCACGTGCTCAACGCGCCGTCCCCGGCGGCGACCGCCGCCCTGCCGATCGGGCGCGAGATCGTGGCCCGGCTCGAGGGCAAGGACGCGGCGTGA